Proteins from a single region of Ailuropoda melanoleuca isolate Jingjing unplaced genomic scaffold, ASM200744v2 unplaced-scaffold4616, whole genome shotgun sequence:
- the LOC100476107 gene encoding apolipoprotein L3, which produces MDMETEDQQAKEEFLNMFPGLKLKLEERIRKLYELADEIDRVHKNCTISNIVAGSTGIISGLLTLIGLGLAPFTAGASLTLSAAGAGLGAASAVTQVSTSIVESSSESSTIAEASRLTSTDIDEEEVIEKVVCPRRSPLSPLECQGSVEAVEDPANCVHGIKAARATPHLVVNAQRILRGESVSVQHARQVRNAFGGTALSVARGARIVGAATSSLFLAMDVFNLVKDSGHLQEGAKTESAEELRQQARELESKLEELTKIYESLTEGPTP; this is translated from the coding sequence ATGGATATGGAGACTGAAGATCAGCAGGCTAAGGAGGAGTTTCTGAATATGTTTCCCGGGTTGAAACTCAAGCTTGAGGAGCGCATAAGAAAGTTGTATGAGCTTGCAGATGAGATTGACAGGGTGCACAAAAACTGCACCATCTCCAACATAGTAGCCGGCTCCACTGGCATTATATCTGGGCTCCTGACCCTCATTGGTCTGGGTCTGGCACCCTTCACTGCAGGGGCCAGTCTGACACTCTCAGCAGCTGGAGCGGGACTGGGAGCAGCATCCGCTGTGACCCAAGTGTCTACCAGCATCGTGGAATCCTCAAGCGAGTCATCCACAATAGCCGAAGCCAGTCGCCTGACATCAACTGACATTGATGAAGAGGAGGTAATTGAGAAGGTTGTGTGTCCTAGAAGATCCCCATTATCTCCCTTAGAATGTCAAGGTTCGGTGGAAGCGGTGGAAGACCCTGCAAATTGCGTTCATGGCATCAAGGCAGCCAGAGCCACCCCTCACCTAGTAGTCAATGCCCAGCGCATCCTGAGAGGTGAGAGTGTCTCAGTTCAACATGCTAGGCAGGTAAGGAATGCTTTTGGAGGCACTGCTCTGTCAGTGGCCAGAGGAGCCCGGATCGTGGGTGCAGCCACCTCAAGTCTCTTCCTTGCAATGGATGTGTTCAACCTTGTGAAAGACTCAGGGCACTTGCAAGAGGGGGCAAAGACAGAGTCAGCTGAAGAGCTGAGGCAGCAGGCCCGGGAGCTGGAGAGCAAGTTGGAGGAGCTCACTAAGATCTATGAAAGTCTGACGGAGGGCCCGACTCCATGA